A region of the Gouania willdenowi chromosome 1, fGouWil2.1, whole genome shotgun sequence genome:
attaaagttaaacaggcactggtggctctgatttaggagtcagtgatgattagtgtagttttttacaGGTTAGATGGTGTTTAGGTGATGTTTGAAGAGAACACTGGCCAAGATGAGAGTGGGAAGGACATTACTGCATAAAAAAAACTTCCTTTTCCTCACGGTGACGCTTTTTAAACCTGATTCTATCCATTTTCGtgttcaacagtagattccaTTTTCATTGTTCGATTCCATtaatgtggattttatagggccctagtgtagttgttagcGCACTCAAAGACTCGCTgtagcaagaaaaaaaagagattctgattggtgaacatatatatcactcaaatgatggagacgTGAGAAAAACCCTCAGCATCTGAGGTTACGTTATCACAGTAGTGAAAACTTTAATATCAATGTgattaaggttaatcgttcagccttacaCTATACACAACAAGctaaacaccaaaataaattgtaattgactcgaAACATaaatttcaagttttttttaagcagcagggtttcaacctgttgaaggggacatatgctaaatccacttttttagcccttaaatgcatattgtgtgtttagaagtacagaaaagttcaaattagtctcttcaggtgctccattgatatctttattttctgttttgctcatatttttcaatctgtttagatttttctattctctattactatttttgaactattacatcacagtatttgcagcagaactgccaaattagttcatcaactccaggtccaacacttcgagcaatccaccatttttatttctggcttttattttgtagtccaagctccaggatgcagaagttacgagaggataagtctaaatgttgggttgttggatgtagtaacccacacgcttcattacaccgtctcccagcatcagaaccttttcaaagtgtctggttgagttttattttttatagaaatgtaccacatctgtggataaggtcatttttgtgtgtgtgaagcacttcaatgatgactgcttcatcaacctccaccagtataaagaaggatttacagaaagactttgtctgattgagggttcaattccttctatctttggagacgatgaacagagcacttcggtaagctgtaaataacgctaaaaagtgtgatgataagacgtccctgtcattgttttgttagcattagcattagcaccgtcttcatatgttagcgctgtgtgctcgttttagatccttgatgatatggcctacgtgatttaatttaagtctaaagttttcattagtcatttcattttgacgtttttgtctttgaaaagactgtattaaaatgcatttcgtgacgttagcttggcgctagcgttagctcggtgcttgtgttagctcacttgttagggttctgcaggttcatcatcttcattttcatctcgctccactgggtctgactctggctggaacatgtaaggctggatggacaagtctaacattgttgacattttgtaaataacctctgaataaaaagtttatgctccgctacatagccgtatctcttctatcaaactacaaaaatggccgaacagggtggagttgaactgagtgtcacctctgcaacctggagagggggcggggtatgaagtgtctcatttgcatttaaagagacagcaccaaacgagttgctctcagaagcacatcagaaaaggggtggagctataataatgaggaattcagacccaagcattgcagttcagctttatatagaccacaactgtatgatttatatgtaaaaaggaaggatttaaaggcatgacatgtctgctttaaatagtacacaaactgcctTAAAATAGGCCGACCTGTTGGAGACACGATTCACACATCCGTTGAaaccagatgttctccacctctggaCCTGGTTCtatggttctaacggagatttcttcctataaaaaagagggagttgtttcttcccactgtcaataaatgcttgttcatgtggatcttgttgggttctttttcttactatggactttatattttgttaagtgcaCTTAGATGACTTTGTTATAATTTGCGCTATGTAAATAAAGTATTGGCACTGACAGTGACACCTACACATGTTAGCTAGCTTTGTATGTAGAAGCGCTGGCTGAGCAGAGTCAGAGGGTAAAGGGGCGGGCCACTTATTATTCCAACCTCTTACACATTTGAATAAACTCGTGCTGATCCCTGATTGGTTCATGTTGTTCCAGGTGAAGTGATCCCTGATTGGCCAACCCACATGGAGCCGGACGTCCTCCGTCTGTACGCGTCGACGCCTCCACCAATGGATGAAGCtgctgaggaggaggacgaCGAGTTCGGGGACTTCGGCACATTTGGGGGCGTTCCCAACAGCCTCAGCTTCACCGAGCTGGACACGcccctgacctttgaccctgccCTTGCACTGAGCACCTCCTCTCCCCCAGAGATCCTCAGCAGAGACACTTCCTGTAACGGCCTGGACCGACGAACTGAGCCCATAAAGGTCGCCACCAATGGCTGTGTGACAGATGTTAGCCCTGCCCCTTTTTGTACAAACAATGCTCATACAGGCCACGCCCACCACAAGTTTGCagacttttctgctttttcaaatGGACACTTAACTCAGACAGCCAATCAGGACCCAGAACAGGCCCCGTCAGGCTCAGTCCTCCACCAATCAGAGCAGAGCTCATCCACTGAGGGCGGAGCCACGCAGACTGAGTGTGAGGGTGTTTGTAACGACACTATCGTCAGTGAAGTCATCGCTGATGTCACTAATGGACATGTGGACGGGGCCGATGCCTCCGACAGGAGGTCCCTCGGCTGCCCACTGTCCActttggccacgccccctgatATAGGCTCAGCCAAGCCGCCTGGCCTTGAAATATCCACGCCCCCTGACCTTGACACAGTCTCACCCCTTGACATCAAtatggccacgccccctgacTTTAaaatggccacgccccctgacCTTGACACAGTCTCACCCCTTGACATCAATATGGTCAAGCCCCCTGACTTTAAattggccacgccccctgacCTTGACACAGTCTCACCCCTTGACTTTAaaatggccacgccccctgacTTTAaaatggccacgccccctgacCTTGACACAGTCTCGCCCCTTGACATCAATATGGTCAAGCCCCCTGATTTTAAAATGGCCACGACCCCTGACCTCGAAATATCCTCGTCCTCTGACTGTAaaatggccacgccccctgacCTGGATGTGACCCCTCAGGACGATGAAGACGACTTTGGGGATTTTGGAGCAGCTGAGCTCAGCGTGGAGCTGCAGACCCCCCCACACTGCTCAGACCCAGAAATCCAGGACTTGGACCCCAGCTTTCTTACAGCATTCCCAGGCAGCGACAGCTTTGGGACATTCAGCTCAGCCCAGGGTTGGAGCAGCTTCTCACAGCAGCAGGATGGAGACACGTGGGAGGCTTTCAGAGCAGAGACGAGACTCCATCAGTCTGAGgaggttcacacacacacgtacatggtgagagaacacacacacacttagttcACATTCACCCCTTTTCCACCGGGCAGAAGCTGAGCTAACTCGGAGCTAGCGTGTGCAGTGATGGGGAGTAAAGGAttacattagaccaggtggacaTTAACAATAAACCATTGTTGctcactgaatcattctgatcactgtTTCTGTCATGATGTACACTGCCTCGTCATAGCAACGACacagagaaatgttgtcagagagagagagctgcagCAGCGTGGATACAGTAATTGTCAGCCAGTTTATAATAGAAGTATAAACAGAATTTGTATGCATGCTGTATACAGGATGTTCTGATCtccgtctacagtaaaagtcagtttgtaataataacataacagcatgaagttacCAAATTACCaggttggatttgttcagaagtgaTGACGTCTGTATTCTGACTCAGTCTGACTCTCTGTGATTACTCTgtggtagttcacggtaagaacaGATGAAGTGGTTTATCAGTGGTTACAGTAAAACAtcaccataaaaagctgtaaatgtactgatatgtagacgtggagcAATGAGGAGatactttattattttccttttatttttcattgtcaaaataatcccttaaactgttcaaaacaatgcaatttaattaaaaataaatcttgaatgaaataaataaaggaataatacaaatgaagaagggttagggttagtcgtTCTACATTAATAGAACTCATAATACCAACACAATATGGTATTGTTTGACACTACTAGCACGGAGATTGATTCTTCTACACTGGAAGAGTTAAGCTCTTCCCACACACCTGGCATTACTGAAAGAAGTGATGAAACTTTTACAAGTAgagaaaataacatttattttgagagaaaaataaatcaccCCCTTCCCCCAACTCAGATCATCTAAACCAGTtctaattagggatgtaacgattaatcgtaaggcagttaaaaatcgattcataggtatcgatTGACAtcaatactttgaaaattgaatttttaaacagcagagggcgctatatattcatcccttctcttgtccagcagtgtaccggcgggcggaacctgctactattttctttctggccgccttctactcttacatgttaatgttacatgttcataaatgattccttacccctttagcactgaaagaatatttgtaatattacgtgaatatctgtaaaagtcacgtttttctattagctctgtctgctagcatagcatctcttcttcactgctagattagctgcatgccaaccgaccactgggttaccagcgccctctgctggtccaaacaaatatctattttttaagtccaattgttaaagaacaaaatacattttcagttgcacttttaaaaagaaaaagagctattatgcagtttagcattgtttactatagaaccagaatttaaattaataggcttcttcttcatttgtattattcctttatttatttcattcaagatttatttttagttaaattgcattgttttgaatagtttatcaaggaattcttttgacaattaaaaataaaaggaaaataatacagtattttctagtttttttcccccaaaaaaataaaggaatatttttcagtcatttgtctacagtctcaatttgtgaaataaatcgtgagagaatcgtatcgtgaacccagtatcgtgaattgaatcgtatcgggagttgagtgaatcgttagaTACCCAGGTCTAATCCACTCACATTATCTACATCAGATCAGACCTAATGTTGATCTGATCATAGCGTTTGATCACGTCACTATTGATAAATACTGTAGCTGTGAATATGGTGGAACACATGAGGAACACTCACATCTGAATGCTTGATAAATgagggtcagtgtgtgtgtctgtaatctgattactgacGGTGTGTGTTCTGCAGGCGTCCGTCACTGAGCGTGTGCAGCAGCTGCTTCAGCTCCTCTTCCCTTTGAGTGTGTCAGAGCTGAAGGACAGCAGTGTGGTTTCTCTGAGAACATTAGTGAAGGAGCACAGCTCATCAGACAGGTGAGGGGCTTCCAccaatcagtgtgtgtgttactgccTCATTAATCTATAATTATCCATCAATACTGACTTAACACTGACCCCCAGACAGACGACATCTGCTCTGAGCCTCACAGGCAGCCGCTAGAACAGGAAGTAGCACAGCAGCAGCGTGTTACTTCCTGTGTGAGCTACTTCTGCTCTGCTTCATTCTTATGGTGTCTGTAGTGCTGACATTAGCCTGACTAGTAAATGGTGGGATGAGCTACTTAAAAACCTGTGTGGACCACAGTCATGTGACACAGACATGTTCTACATCTGTGATTGGCCAGATCGTCGTCATCTTTTAATCCTTAATGATGTAATacagggtctgcaacctttactctacaaggaaccatttaaccttatctcacctggattaaagtgtATACAGTGTATtcaattatatacagttaaaattatatagaataatgtttgatttatattgatcatgtaaatggaaacttaaaaacagtttaaaataaattaacatcagtaaataaaacattatcttcatcttcaaattcttacacatctcagtttacatgaacacaatgtttataaagtagatttttatagttaatgtatatgaaagtctataaaaagtaacatgaatataataatatatgatcatgtgatcaacacatgctaattactcatttcttgccacacataaaacatacatatttaacctgtacattggtggttaaatgaatctgttcccacacaattaaaatctgtattttcttccagaaatagtgtttttgttggtttagtttcttaccagggatttaaaacttaaggttagtcacaggtggaggaaagttgatggtctgtagatgttgtaggaatgtgctgagtcattgtacaatgtgatttattttaggttaataaattgttatatcttgattttatttgtcattaatcaataatagactcgtataagagtcaaagggccacattaggccccagaaccACAGGTTGGAGGCCACTGCTCTAATGTAATCAGATTATACAACCTTAACACAAACCAAAGCTTTGACCTCAACGTgaactgtaaacatctcatgtttgACCTGTTTCTATAAAGTCATGTAGTGATTAGTGAGGGTTTACATCTTTACATCACAGCtaacaggaaggaaggaagttactatggtaaccagtGAAGGCACAGCACCGctactgcattagcttagcttaatAAGGAAACGCACAGGATTAATGAGTGACTCATAAcaaacagctgtgtgtgtgcagggcAGTGTGGATGAAGCTCCAGGACGTTCATGAGGCTGAGGGTCTACGTTACGTGTGGGGGGGTTCTCACTGTAACAAAGCTCTGCTCAGCAGCCTGGGCATCGACACCAGGAACATTGTatgtgaaacacacacacacacacacacacacacacacagactcccTGAcactcagagtgtgtgtgtgtgtagttgttcaCAGGTCAGAAGAAGCAGCCTGTGATTGTTCCCATGTTTGCTGCTGGTTTGGTGAGTGTCGTCCCTCACTGGAGCTGCATCGTCGTCACCATGGAAACCCtttcacgtgtgtgtgtttcaggggaTGTTGGAGCCGACCAAAGAGCCAGTGAAGTTTGTTTCTGCTGCAGAAATGATCGCCtccattggacacacaactacTGACACGCACACTCAggtaactcacacacacacacacacactggtaacTAGAGTTAGATTTTAGGCCTGAGCCCAACCTGAAATTCGGGCCAGGTCAGGCCGAGATGTCACGTATTAGAGTCAGGTTAGGGTTGGGcttcaagatttatttatttttaatctctattacattaacattatgttttaataaacacaaacacttctatattgttatggtatcatttctaaagtgatacTGCTAGTAGTGAGACATGATATTGTGTTgtgttcagcgttcacattcactgatgATTATTTGCTGATTTGTAGACCAAACCACCTGGTCTGGTCTACATACTGTAATgaactgggttctatgttctgggtGTGTTCCactgtgtgtattcagtggttaactgatgctgagatttcccatgttcatgaaggc
Encoded here:
- the aftpha gene encoding aftiphilin a isoform X5, with product MEPDVLRLYASTPPPMDEAAEEEDDEFGDFGTFGGVPNSLSFTELDTPLTFDPALALSTSSPPEILSRDTSCNGLDRRTEPIKVATNGCVTDVSPAPFCTNNAHTGHAHHKFADFSAFSNGHLTQTANQDPEQAPSGSVLHQSEQSSSTEGGATQTECEGVCNDTIVSEVIADVTNGHVDGADASDRRSLGCPLSTLATPPDIGSAKPPGLEISTPPDLDTVSPLDINMATPPDFKMATPPDLDTVSPLDINMVKPPDFKLATPPDLDTVSPLDFKMATPPDFKMATPPDLDTVSPLDINMVKPPDFKMATTPDLEISSSSDCKMATPPDLDVTPQDDEDDFGDFGAAELSVELQTPPHCSDPEIQDLDPSFLTAFPGSDSFGTFSSAQGWSSFSQQQDGDTWEAFRAETRLHQSEEVHTHTYMASVTERVQQLLQLLFPLSVSELKDSSVVSLRTLVKEHSSSDRAVWMKLQDVHEAEGLRYVWGGSHCNKALLSSLGIDTRNILFTGQKKQPVIVPMFAAGLGMLEPTKEPVKFVSAAEMIASIGHTTTDTHTQQESLPPVQFDWSSSGLTNPLDGA
- the aftpha gene encoding aftiphilin a isoform X4, encoding MEPDVLRLYASTPPPMDEAAEEEDDEFGDFGTFGGVPNSLSFTELDTPLTFDPALALSTSSPPEILSRDTSCNGLDRRTEPIKVATNGCVTDVSPAPFCTNNAHTGHAHHKFADFSAFSNGHLTQTANQDPEQAPSGSVLHQSEQSSSTEGGATQTECEGVCNDTIVSEVIADVTNGHVDGADASDRRSLGCPLSTLATPPDIGSAKPPGLEISTPPDLDTVSPLDINMATPPDFKMATPPDLDTVSPLDINMVKPPDFKLATPPDLDTVSPLDFKMATPPDFKMATPPDLDTVSPLDINMVKPPDFKMATTPDLEISSSSDCKMATPPDLDVTPQDDEDDFGDFGAAELSVELQTPPHCSDPEIQDLDPSFLTAFPGSDSFGTFSSAQGWSSFSQQQDGDTWEAFRAETRLHQSEEVHTHTYMASVTERVQQLLQLLFPLSVSELKDSSVVSLRTLVKEHSSSDRAVWMKLQDVHEAEGLRYVWGGSHCNKALLSSLGIDTRNILFTGQKKQPVIVPMFAAGLGMLEPTKEPVKFVSAAEMIASIGHTTTDTHTQESLPPVQFDWSSSGLTNPLDGVDPELFDLTTAKMEDSSSRVLDAFSRLMSTMDRTTSTRKLKKMETLSEEASSVLLSLPDLSFMGAKVLMFPSTLTPITH
- the aftpha gene encoding aftiphilin a isoform X2, yielding MEPDVLRLYASTPPPMDEAAEEEDDEFGDFGTFGGVPNSLSFTELDTPLTFDPALALSTSSPPEILSRDTSCNGLDRRTEPIKVATNGCVTDVSPAPFCTNNAHTGHAHHKFADFSAFSNGHLTQTANQDPEQAPSGSVLHQSEQSSSTEGGATQTECEGVCNDTIVSEVIADVTNGHVDGADASDRRSLGCPLSTLATPPDIGSAKPPGLEISTPPDLDTVSPLDINMATPPDFKMATPPDLDTVSPLDINMVKPPDFKLATPPDLDTVSPLDFKMATPPDFKMATPPDLDTVSPLDINMVKPPDFKMATTPDLEISSSSDCKMATPPDLDVTPQDDEDDFGDFGAAELSVELQTPPHCSDPEIQDLDPSFLTAFPGSDSFGTFSSAQGWSSFSQQQDGDTWEAFRAETRLHQSEEVHTHTYMASVTERVQQLLQLLFPLSVSELKDSSVVSLRTLVKEHSSSDRAVWMKLQDVHEAEGLRYVWGGSHCNKALLSSLGIDTRNILFTGQKKQPVIVPMFAAGLGMLEPTKEPVKFVSAAEMIASIGHTTTDTHTQESLPPVQFDWSSSGLTNPLDANGSSSVLNLDFFGPVEDSGSAPFTGVDPELFDLTTAKMEDSSSRVLDAFSRLMSTMDRTTSTRKLKKMETLSEEASSVLLSLPDLSFMGAKVLMFPSTLTPITH
- the aftpha gene encoding aftiphilin a isoform X1 codes for the protein MEPDVLRLYASTPPPMDEAAEEEDDEFGDFGTFGGVPNSLSFTELDTPLTFDPALALSTSSPPEILSRDTSCNGLDRRTEPIKVATNGCVTDVSPAPFCTNNAHTGHAHHKFADFSAFSNGHLTQTANQDPEQAPSGSVLHQSEQSSSTEGGATQTECEGVCNDTIVSEVIADVTNGHVDGADASDRRSLGCPLSTLATPPDIGSAKPPGLEISTPPDLDTVSPLDINMATPPDFKMATPPDLDTVSPLDINMVKPPDFKLATPPDLDTVSPLDFKMATPPDFKMATPPDLDTVSPLDINMVKPPDFKMATTPDLEISSSSDCKMATPPDLDVTPQDDEDDFGDFGAAELSVELQTPPHCSDPEIQDLDPSFLTAFPGSDSFGTFSSAQGWSSFSQQQDGDTWEAFRAETRLHQSEEVHTHTYMASVTERVQQLLQLLFPLSVSELKDSSVVSLRTLVKEHSSSDRAVWMKLQDVHEAEGLRYVWGGSHCNKALLSSLGIDTRNILFTGQKKQPVIVPMFAAGLGMLEPTKEPVKFVSAAEMIASIGHTTTDTHTQQESLPPVQFDWSSSGLTNPLDANGSSSVLNLDFFGPVEDSGSAPFTGVDPELFDLTTAKMEDSSSRVLDAFSRLMSTMDRTTSTRKLKKMETLSEEASSVLLSLPDLSFMGAKVLMFPSTLTPITH
- the aftpha gene encoding aftiphilin a isoform X3 — its product is MEPDVLRLYASTPPPMDEAAEEEDDEFGDFGTFGGVPNSLSFTELDTPLTFDPALALSTSSPPEILSRDTSCNGLDRRTEPIKVATNGCVTDVSPAPFCTNNAHTGHAHHKFADFSAFSNGHLTQTANQDPEQAPSGSVLHQSEQSSSTEGGATQTECEGVCNDTIVSEVIADVTNGHVDGADASDRRSLGCPLSTLATPPDIGSAKPPGLEISTPPDLDTVSPLDINMATPPDFKMATPPDLDTVSPLDINMVKPPDFKLATPPDLDTVSPLDFKMATPPDFKMATPPDLDTVSPLDINMVKPPDFKMATTPDLEISSSSDCKMATPPDLDVTPQDDEDDFGDFGAAELSVELQTPPHCSDPEIQDLDPSFLTAFPGSDSFGTFSSAQGWSSFSQQQDGDTWEAFRAETRLHQSEEVHTHTYMASVTERVQQLLQLLFPLSVSELKDSSVVSLRTLVKEHSSSDRAVWMKLQDVHEAEGLRYVWGGSHCNKALLSSLGIDTRNILFTGQKKQPVIVPMFAAGLGMLEPTKEPVKFVSAAEMIASIGHTTTDTHTQQESLPPVQFDWSSSGLTNPLDGVDPELFDLTTAKMEDSSSRVLDAFSRLMSTMDRTTSTRKLKKMETLSEEASSVLLSLPDLSFMGAKVLMFPSTLTPITH